In Vicugna pacos chromosome 6, VicPac4, whole genome shotgun sequence, the DNA window AACACTTAGCCTCCCCCGAAGCCCTGGCAAACATcatcctactttctgtttctatgaatctgACTGCTTTAGATACCTcatctaagtggaatcatacagtatttttctttttgtgactggcttgtttcacttagcataatgtcctcaaggtttatccatgttgcagcatgtaataggattttctttctctttaagactgaataatatttcactgtgcatatataacacattttatttatccattcctctttcagtggacatttgggctgcTTCCACCTCTTGTGTACTGTGAAGAATGCTACTATGAATATGGGTGTGCAAGTCTCTTTGagcccctgctttcagttcttttggatatatacctagaaagGAGATTGATAGACTGtatggtagttgtatttttaatttttaaggaatgaCCACTATTAACTTTGGTAACTTTAACTACCACATATGTGTAGCTAACTTCCAAATCTACATTTTGTTCCCCAATCTCTCTGTCTCCTGAAATATGAAAAGATATGAACCTACAAAGGAAGGGAACATGTTTATCTTTTTATCCCCTATGTTTCccaatactgagtatacaatagCTTCTAcataaattcttatttaaaagacTATGCCTTTTGAATTCTGAGTGTGTCTAACAAAGAAATCCTGGGAGGGCTAAAGTCCAATATATTTTCCTACTGATTGTTGTGTAATTTAGGATGAATCATTGTTGTAAGCTTAATGGTAGGCACCTTGCAATGTACTTATCTGTTTGCTTATAATGCTTACCAATGTTTTGCACATGCTAGGTAGTAAGTATCTGGTTAATTAAATACTCTCAAATGTTAATCAGACTGACAGTAGCAGTGGCCCAGTATTGAAATGCTTGcataatttcttttccttatttctaattgaaaatatcaaggaaaaagagaggagaaaagatggGAATTAATATGTCATTACTATACTCCTATACATATTTTAGGATAAACACATATGTGGGCTATATACTGGATAAACTGTATTCTGATCATATGATCTCAGTAAATAAGAATCCATCAATaaaatttttggaaaagtttaGCCTATAGCAAATTTACAACACcatcaaagagaaaaagattttttaaaaaaaccgtTTTGGAGGATGTGGCCattcatcattattatttatgAGATGATAGCAAGAACACTgaagaacatttaaaataatactctgaAATCATCGTGAAACTAAAATTAGGCCCAgatttttaatgggaaaaaaaacgcTACCCAACATCAAGGTGACTGAGGGCACAAAATTTAATCATTGCTTAAGACAGTTGGACACTTTTTCACTAGTAGATACAGCTTTAAAACTTGCAGTAACTTCTGCCAACTCAGAACCTTGAGAAAAGCAGTCACTTTCTTTatgagaaggagaggaagaaaaaaaggatattatcaacaATGTGAAAGGAATGCAGCATGGCAGCGGCTCCAGACGGACCTGGCAAACTCTGAACACTGGAATCACCAAGGAAACGCAGAGCTATGACACCGCCAAGGGCTGAGTGAAATGCCTGAAGCCCGCTGTATggttcagcttttaaaaaccaaatgaaaactCATGAGTTGCAAGAAGAATTTCGTTATTTTGATGACTAAGTCACATACTGGTTGAATTAAAAGAAACAACTATagtttaaatgaaaacaaacctaagctttttttttcccccagttcatCTGGTTGCCAACTCCTTCTGATTTATAAGATTCAATTTTCAGAGTTCCACAAAATGGTAGAAGTGAATGGAATTTAAGAATGTGTCAGGTACGGTTCCCTCCCTCTGAGGAGTCTGAAGGGATGAGTTACCCTAGGGCAGTGTTAACGCACAGTCCATGGGAAAGCAGAGAGTCCAACAGAAGCCCGTGACTCTTGGTTCAGAGATATCACCACAAGGAATGCACAGTTCGTTCTCAGATGGTAGTCTGTATGAGTCACAGGTGGGGAAAAGTGACTGTTAAAATGCAGTTTTCCAAGCCTTTTCTCAgcaattctgattcagtaagtccaAGGTGAGATGCAGGAATCTGCATCTGAACAAGTTTTCCTGGTAATTCTGGTTAAGGTGATCCTCAGACCAAACTTCGGTATACTACTAGAAAGTGAGATAAATCATGGGGTCATTTAGAAATAGGCTCTTCTCTAGTCTTAAGTGCAGACTTCCAGGGATAGTTAAGTACCCTGCCTGGAAGGACAGAAAAGTTCTTTCTCCCTTGGATCACCAGCTGGAACCTTTCTTTAAGGACAGAAAGTCAAAAAGAGTAGAGAGGCTTTCCTGTAAAGCAAGCGTAGTGAAGCCCGGCATATTGGTGAAATGCAGCAGACTCACACACAGCCTGGGCCTCTGGGAGGAGACGGTAACCAGTAGAGGCAAAAggggagaaaagaagaggaagaaattaaaaaccCTTGGCCAACAAAATAACTGCAGTCTTGGAATGGACGGACAGGTAGGTAGCAAAGTAAATATAGCAAAATGCTAACTGTAGAATCCAGGTGGTGGGTATATGGTGTTAAGTGTGTAATAATTTCAACTTTTCTATGTTTGCATCCATTTCCCCAATTCTTGACACCTTCACTCCAGGACACGGGTGTTTCCACTTCTCCCACTTTCTCCACCTACTTGGCTGtctcatctttctttcctttgtcaattttcctcttccttctgttGCGCTAAATTTGGTTGGAACTGAAATCCTTTGTTGTTCTCTACATCATCTCTCTCACAGGTCTTGATTTTCCAAAGTATACTGAAATGTCAGTGCTCCCCTAACTAGATGAAATTGCTTCCATCTCCAAATCGCCACAATACTGTTTTTATCTCTCTTTTGACACCTCTAGTTTCCTCTGTGTTCCAGTCAACTGCCTTAATGCACCGTTTATGTTGCAATCTCCACAAGGAAACTGCCTTTTCCCTTTTTAATGTGCCTCTTATACTTAGCAGAGTAGTCACCCTGCTTATTGGATGATTAAATCTTGTCTATTTCTAGGGTTTCAACTACCACTTTTATAAACAAGACTCCCAAATTCTGTACTCTGCCCTGAGCAACAAATCTGCTTGACATTTCTACGTGTCTAAGCCTTTAGTGAGTCAAACACAACATATTAAGATCTGAATTCACCTTCTTCAGTGGCCCATACATGAAAATTTAGTGATTTCTGATTTCTCCTTTTAGCCCCATCATAACCAATCAGCTACCTTGAAGTGTATTTTTCTTCAAAACACTTTTCAGTATCTCCCATCTCCAGTTATGTTTATTTCCATGTTCATAGCCACTACCGTGTTATAAGACCCCTAATCCCTTTATGTCTGTactactccaaaaaaaaaaaaaaacctgtcttcCTGCCACAGAATTTTCTTCTGTAATCCTTGTGTACCATTCTCAGGTCTATCCTCCTAAAAACTGTTTTAATTGTGTCACTCTTCTCTTTAAAAGCATTCACTGGCACTTTGTTGTCTGTTAGTCCAGACAGATTTGAAATGCCCCCCCCACCCCTCGTGCCTATAGAAATCCTATCCATTCTGCAAGGGATGGCTCAAGTTGCCATGTCTGTTTTAATACAGGGATTAAATACTCTAGCCAGAAGTATCTTCTCCCTCTGCTGCTATTCTATAGCTGAGAGATAGCATCGTCCAGATATCACTGATCACGCAGTACCTAGTTCATTTCTGTGTTTATCATGTCCCCTGCTAGATGGTAAATTCCTTGCGGTTAAGGTTATATCTTGAACAATTTGCATTTCATACAGCTCCCAGCTCCACTGCTGACCTGCAAATTCGAAGGACTATGACTTTGAAGTGGGGAGCAACTATCCATGATGCAGTATTAAGCAAACATTAGAACATTTTCAACATCTGGCTTCAAAAAGGCAAGTATGCatacaatgaaaataaatcaaagccAGGAGGACTATCTGAATGTAATCAGGATATAGAATAATAGAGACACTGAGAAAATGAAACTGATGATCGTATCTACTCGTCAAAGAGACTTACCTTGGGGCTGCGAAGTAACCTAAAAGAATGCCTGGAGTAGAAAGTATGTCTTAGTTTATCTGTGTTAGTACAAAGCTAAGTAAATATTATCTCAGAGTTGGAGTCAAGGATGGCATTTTTGCTAGTACAGTCAGACGTTCCCTAAAAATCTCCATCTCTCCCTCAAAAAGTCCACAATTACTTTCCCAACCCCAACTGTTTATAACAGTATTAGCTAATGGTTCTCAGATACTGTTACATAGGGTATGGTTAATTCGCTACATAAATTCTTCtcacattcagaaaaaaaagcTGATAATAGGTCAAATTTTATTAAGCTTCTTAAGAGGAAAATGCTAGCTAACCCAGTGCAAAGAATTCATTCATATGGAAAAGTCCAGGAAGAAGAAGTAGGGTCATATTTGCTGTGAAGTTGGCTATTTGTGATGCATTCCACAGAGTGTCATTAAATATAGAAAGGTCTTAAAGCTTATTGCAtcaaaattcatatttataaataaagacaTTCCTACTATTTGATtcacaaaaagtttattttacacAGGATTCAAGTATAGATTTTCTTAAATGAAAcagttttttccttctgtatttaaAGAAGGGCTTGCTTTTTGTACACTTTTTTCAGGTACATAAATGCAGTAACACTGTATTAGAAAGACACTAGAGGAAACCTTAAGTAAAATGAACACTcttgttaaaataaacaaaagtcagCTGAGTAAATTTGAAGGCCTGATTGACTTTATCAGCAAATTCATAAGTCAGGTAGCATCCCATCCAACTAGATGGGTGCTTAGAGGGGTTGTACAAAATGGAAAGTTTATATAGGAAGAAGGGTGGGGAATGGTAgctattagcaaaagaaaagaaagggttaTTTTTCGGCCGGCCAGGACATTTtgtggggaggagaggtggggcagGGATGGGTGAAGGTTGAAAGGCAAGGGTTTAGCATACAGAtggcctcctcttcctctggaGGCTGGAGACAGCCCGCGTGGCAGATTACCTCACTGGTGCTGGCTGCAAAACTGCAGACTGGTTGATTAAGATTACATTTCTGGTGAAGGTTGAAACTGCAATTAGGTTAGGTATTAAATCTAGGTTTGGTATCATGGGCTTTAGCACAAGAGATGCCATTCTGGGCCTGTGGTTTTTCTCTTCAAGACTCTGCTAtagtaaaatgataaaatagaaaCAGCAATGCCCACACTGAatcttaaaaatctgttttagtTTGTAAGTTTTCTGGTGTTATCTACTGTATTCAAGCAAGGGGTAGTGGTATTAAACTTGCTTCCTGCACACTCCAACCTCTTTATTCCTTTAATGACAAAGAAATCTATGTGTGAAGTACTGGTAAAACTGAACCAAGATCAAGAGTATTCTAACCACTGTCGTATCTTCCTCTTCAGGTAATATTTACTGTGCATCATTCAGCATGAACATGGTGCTATGGAAGTACTgtgggagattaaaaaaaaattatattgtacATGTCCTCACTGTTATATTTTCTCTGCCCAATATTATTTATACTCTTGTAATTAAGACatataaacaaactaaaaacaaacaaacaaaaaggcaagtACCCATTCTCATGAGACACAGTACAAGTGTCAAGAGTAGGACAACCATAATGCCCAGGAAGGTAGAGGCAGGAAAAATCACCGTGGGGTCAGAAGAGGTTGACTTGAGCTAGATATTGAATGATGGACTTAGAGGAGAACAGAAGGCAACTTATGTATGAGCATGACCTaaggaaaagaataaacagaGCTGTACTGGAGAATTTCTACAGGGGAGGCGTGAGAGAAGGAGTTACAAAGTTGAGCTGGAGTCATCTTATAAAACTGCAATGCCAGCCTTAGAAGTCTGGGCTTCATTCTGAGTAACAGTGGTTCTGAGGTTCCAGTATACACAAGAATCACCTGGAGGAGACTGGTGACTAGATAGATTTTTTAACTCATGAGATTCTAATTCAAGAAGTTTGGGATGGCCCCAGAAAATTGCATTTGGGAGAAAGTTAGGCTCCCCAGGTGGTCCCATACAGCTGACACACTTTGAGACACTCTAAGACAAAAGATTCAGAATCTTTTTCTATTCTACTAACTCTTATGAATTTTACCCCAATTTCCCATAAGCTTAGAAACAGCCAACTGCTAGGCCCAAAGGTCTCTCAGTCTGTGTTACCCAATTTTTCTTGAGTATTTGGCACCAGAGTTGTTATTGTTTACATCTTGAAAACTATCTCCTGTTAACATTTTCCAGTTCTCTCTGCCCCTCTGATCTCAACAGTGTCCTCTGGCCTCTCATATGTTGCCTTTTTTTACGTTTTCTCAGGATTCTGACTTTGGTCCTTTACATTTCTCCCTGCATGATTCCATTCACTCCTAAGTAGTATGAAGAACCTTCATGCCAACTTCAGAAGTTTAGACTTTGTCCTGTAGATATAAAAGAGTTAAAAAAGTTTCTGAACAGTGGGATATCATAGAGAAAGGAATGTTCTAGAAACATTTCCTTGGAGATGGTCTGCAAAAAAGGATTAGAGATAGGAGAAACAGGAGGGAGAAACTATCAAAATAAACAGACATTAAGAGTCATCCCCAAAGTGTAGCTTAAGAATGAAAACGACATTTTTCTGGTAGTTCTTCCCTTTCTAGCTCTTCTAGCAATAGTCGTTTCATTATCTTGTGGGTTTTTAAGAAGTAACTATAACTGACAAATCAGGCCCTCTGCAATGTTAATCATACATAGTAAAAGTCTGACATGTCATCATTCTAACACCAATGTGAGTTCTTATTCTCCAAAACAGGTAGCATGGGATTCTATAGTATTTGATCCTTATATCTGATAAATTTAGGTCTCTTAATATGGAGTCAATAAATTATTAATACAAATATTAATAAATCTCATGCCTTTTGACTTGAACTAATGAAATGGTAAACGTGTATTTGATTTACTTTGTATGAGTATATTCAAGATATATTAACACTCATTAGTCCATGTCTTATACACAGTATTTTCTACTAATGAATCCATTAAGTTTCCAAATGGACAGATAAAACAGCATGTAGACATGATATTCTAATTTAAACACTCtggaaacaaaaaaaacagaggcAGATGGCACCTAAATTAGATGCAGGCCTACTGCCACCTAATTTAGTAAATAAACCAGTTTATTGGCTGTTCTTTCTCACATGAGCCACACTGGGAGATGCTAGGCCTTTGTTGAGATCAATTTCAGTTTTAACTCTCACTACAAGAAAAGCCAGGGGGATGGAAATTATTTCTCCCTAATGAGTGAtcttagaaaaattatttaagcATTGTCTTTCTTTCCACAGCACTATCCTCATTAAATACTGTGAAGATAAAATTAGGTATCTGTTGAAAGTTCCTTGAGCACCTTGGGCCATAAGAGCTACAGAAAGCCAGGGTGTAGTTATTTTCATATCTCCtatttctcttgccttttccCTCATTTTAGCCTCCTTGGAAATGAAACAAACTTGACTGTCCCCTTCTGCCTAATAAGCCTTCATGTCGCTGAAATTGCTATTCTCCACAAGTACCTcaggcaaattttttttaaggaattgcctGAACTATAGACCAGCAATTGAGGGCTGTGAGTCAGCATTTCTCCCACACACaaaatcaaaatgatttaaaaaaggtAACACATAATCTTTTTGAAAGACATATACGCCTCCTTGGAGAAGCTTTGAGAAAATTGGAGTTTGCAAGTTTATGAATAGTTTATTACATTTCAATAAGGGTATTGTGAAtcaataaagcaaaaattaaggACATTGAGCTCACTACCAAGCCAGTTATTGATCCCCAAGTTCCAAAATAGAATAGTACAGGAAGGATTTTTTTGTGATAACaaacattttaagtattttaggaACACAAACCTAAAGAAATTATAAGACACAAAGAATTTTCAGCAGCTATTTAAAGATGTCTGTTgaagttaatttcttcctttttgataattataaatattattttgtttttactctttaaaatattaaatcaagTCAGAGGAGATTGCAAAAAATGAGTATTACCTTTTATTCATATATTCTTTCAACTTCTTATTTATCTTCCTCTCTTGGCTTTGAAAAGTCTACCTTATTAACTGTCTATCTTATATCACTGTCTTAGCTTGGGCCGttgtaacaaaatatcatagactgggcagcttaaacaatagaaattcattttcttataGTTCAAGAGGCTAGAATTCAAGGTAAAGACTTCAGAATGGTcagtttctcttcctggcttgtaaatGGCCCCCTTCTCACTACATCCTCACATGGTCAGCAGAGAAGAGTGAGCAAACTTATCTGGTGtttcttcttatgaggacactaatcccatcaagAGGCCCCTACTCTCATGACCTATTAACcctaattaccttccaaaggccccatctccaaataccaccacactgggggacttcaacatatgagaTTTTTTTCTGAGGAGGACACAAATATTCACTAATAGAAAAAATGATACTGGCTCCAAATCATTacgtatataaaacagaaatgaacaagTCAACTTGTTTTCAAATAATTCCAGTAGAAAGCTtccctttttattccttttacagcAGTCTAAATTGACAAGAAAGGAACTTCCTGAAAATTTTATGAACACTAATTTCATGAAGcagtaacttttaaaaaccaaagacaGAACATGAGACATACATTGTGTTGGTAAAACAAAGAGGAACAGATATTAACCCATTggtatattaaataaaaacaacgTTTAATCCCCCATACCACATTCCTATATTAACTaaagattcttaaaaaaatttaaagcacttGGATGTCCTTAGAAAGTAATACTAAAATGCACAATAACATTTCTATATTATACTTTCATAGATATTATTAAAAAGAATAGTAAATTGCATATTTTTCCATTCAAAATATGGAAATCTGAAATactaaaacaaaattaataaaattataatcaGTTTATGCTAGGTTTTACCTAGTTTTGATACAAATATGATTTTTATTACATACTAGTACATTTGAGGgtataagaaatacatttttcttgactgcagaaaatttcactacaAAATGCTTAAGTACAGCTAAGAACACTTCCATGTTCTTATCAATGCCCATAAAGTGAATAGAAGGCATTTTTCAAATTCTTGAGTGTTGTGTAGGGAAAGCAGGAAAAAGGGTGACTGAGATCCACAGTTTAGGTTACTTGGCAAGATCATCCGATTAAGCAGGCTGCAGAGTTATGGATGGGACCCAGGATTTTCTTGCCTAAAAATGCTGCAGATTAGTATACTCAAGGAGAGGGGAAGAAAATCTAATTATACCCCAGATCATTTTATACCAGAAAACAACTGTAGAAACTTTTAATTTCTCAAAACTCAATTAGGTGTGTGTATGGTCCATTGGTATCAAGCTTCAACACCTGCCGGTTCCCGTAAGTGCCGTGTTCTACCACAACCCCAGCTTCGGCACACTTACTGTTAGCAGCTAATTCTTTTTTACAGAGAGTCACAAATTGGGAATAAAGTTCTAACCCTTCTTCTTTGCCAGAGTTAGAGTGATACTGCATGTTTCTTCCTTTTACTCTCCCCCCAAGGGTGGCTTGAGGGATGATAAGAATGTTGCCAGGTAGATCCAGTATAGAGACGTGCTTGCCATTTTCTGTTTCACTTAATTTCACATTTAACAGTGTATTAACTGggtgaggaagaaagggaaacattttaaaataaaaagacaaacatgaAGAAAACCAACAATCCTCTAGTCAGCAAATCTCATTTAAAATCCAGTTTGTCAGCTCATGCTTTTTTATTCAAAGTTTCtctttagattttaaaaactgcCTTACTAAGCTAAATCGTCTAAGCATGAAAAAACAAGCCAAATTTCATGCAGAAAATGGCATGATGTTTTTTAAATCTGACTTGGCAGTTCGGGTCTCCTAACAATAGGATCATCCAGAAAGGACTAAAGAACTAACTAAATAgtggaacttcaaaatattgttgcCCTGGGATACATGAGAAGATTTtgcctttttgttcctttttgtatTTCAAAGCAAGTCCTATTGGAAAAAGACCATGATAGAGCCTCCTCACACCAAATTCTGCTTCAtaacaatattaaataaaaatcttggtgcacttattattttaaacttaGCTGCCTAGAGTCCTAAGCTGAGGCAAAGGCTCCAGGTTCAATCCTGTTATAAG includes these proteins:
- the DTD2 gene encoding D-aminoacyl-tRNA deacylase 2 codes for the protein MAESGRTPQARALLQQCLQARLQVRPAEGDAAAQWVEVQRGLVIYVCFFKGADKELLPKMVNTLLNVKLSETENGKHVSILDLPGNILIIPQATLGGRVKGRNMQYHSNSGKEEGLELYSQFVTLCKKELAANSKCAEAGVVVEHGTYGNRQVLKLDTNGPYTHLIEF